The DNA region TTCTCGGTCGGCTGGTCTCCACTCGCCTCAGCCGGAATGGTCACGGCCGTCGTACTGCGGTGGATCACGCTGTTGAGTTTTGGCGTGACGGAATCGACCCCTCCGAAAGTTCCGAAGCGGGCGATGGCCACACCAAGAGACTGGACCGGTGGACCGGTCCAGTCAAGCGATGAATCTGTCCGCCGCCACCCACCCTCGAAGGAAGTCGCAGGTGGGGGCCGGTTTCAGGGCAACAAAAAAAGCTGAACCGGTGGACCGGTCCAGCTTGTCTCTCTTGCTCGTTGTGCGCCTACATCGCGTAGGTATCCACCTGCTCGAAGAATGACGAGGGTGTGACGCCCTCCTCGCAGACCAGCGGTTTTCCCTGCTCGTCATACGCCGTGTGCAGCAGCACGGCTACCGGCGTGTTCTGCGGCACTTTCAAGCGGTCCGCCTCCGTCTCTGACGCGCCGCGCACGGTGGTGACGTCCACGCCTTCGGCCGGGCCCCGTCCGGTCTGTCGCCGGACGTAGCGCGTTGTCCCTTCAGCGATTGGTGAAGTGTCTGCGAGGCGCGGTGACGCCTCTGCGATCTCCGGGGGGAACCATGCCTCAACGCAGCTGTTCGGCGTTCCGTCCGGGAGCTGGAGGACGCGAACGCGCCGAAGCGCCTTAGTCCCGGGGGAGAGTCCGAGCGCGGCGGCGACACGGGCGGGGGGCTCCACCCAGTCGGGTGCGCCGACGCGCAGGAACGGCATCCCGCCCAGGATGCGCGCCGATCCCGAGCGGCGAGCGCCGGCGGGGCGGGCAACGGGTGCCTCCGTGACGACGAACCCGGTTCCCTGCTTGGCTACGACCACACCGTCGGTACGCAGCACGTCGACGGCCTTGACGGCAGTGGCTCGTGACACATTCCACTGCTCAGCCAGCTCGCGACCCGACGGGATCGTGTCCCCGGGGGCGATCTCGCCAGCGGCAATGCGGGCGCGCAGGAACTCTGCGATCTCTTCGTACTTCAGGACTGCCATGGCTTCCCCTATTCCCTGCGCTGGACTGGTCCACCGGTACACACGATACTGCGACCATGTCGAATCTCGAATTGGCTCCCTCCGTGATGCGGTTCTATGGCGAGACGGTCAACGAGGACAGTCGTCTGCGTAGCTCCGCAGACGGTCGGATGGAACTGCTCAGGACTCAAGAACTCCTCCGACGCTTTCTGCCCCCCGCGCCGGCGCGCGTGCTCGATGTGGGCGGAGGGACCGGGATTCATGCTGAATGGCTCGTGAAGGACGGCTACGAAGTCGCTCTAGTCGATCCGGTGCCTCGTCACGTTGAGGCTGCGTCGGCGGTGTGCTCAGCGGTCGTAGGCGACGCGCGCGACCTGCCCGAGCCGGACGACAGCTTCGACGTCGTGCAGCTCCTTGGGCCGCTCTATCACCTGCCCGACCCCGCCGACCGGCAACGAGCGCTGGCCGAAGCCTCCCGTGTCGCCAAGCCCGGCGGACTGGTCGCCGCCGCCGCTATCAATCGCTATGCGTCACTCTTCGAGCACGTTACGTACGCCCACCTGCACACCGAACGAATCCGTGCGTCCGTCTCCAAGATTCTGGAGACGGCCGTCTATGACGGTGTGCGGGGATTCACTCTGTCGTACTTCCACCGGGCCGAAGAGCTTGTGACGGAGCTGGTCGCCTCTGGGCTGGAGGGCGTGCAGGTCTTCGGCATCGAAGGCCCCGCATGGTCGCTGGTGAAGGCGGCGGAACAGCAGCCAGGCGAAGGCCCCACGGATGAGCTGATCGCCTCAGCCATGGAGGCGGCCCGCATGGCGGAGCCGTACCCGGAACTTCTCGCTGCCAGCTCGCACCTCTTGGCCGTTGGCACGGTCCCGTCCAACGGCGTCGACTGACGGCCTTGACCTGCGGGCGGAGCTGTGGCGCCGGGCCGTGTGTGGGCCGTCGGAGGGCCGCCGACGACGACCCACAACCACCAACAACGACCGGCACCGCCCGGCCCTGGTGGTCGCTGAGCTGGGCGACGGCCCGGCGCACCTCGGCGTGTCTGCGACACTGAATGAACCATGCCTAAGCCCGGAGAACTCACTTTCGTCGCGCCCCGCGGAGCCAAGAAGCCGCCGCGGCACCTCGCCGACCTCACGCCCGCCGAGCGCAAGGAAGCCGTCGCCGCGATCGGCGAGAAGCCGTTCCGCGCCCAGCAGCTCTCGCAGCACTACTTCGCGCGGTACGCGCACGACCCGGCGGAGTGGACCAACATCCCGGCCGGATCGCGGGACAAGCTCGCCGAGGCGATGTTCCCCGACCTGATGTCGGTGGTCCGCCACATCAGCTGCGACGACGACACCACCCGCAAGACGCTGTGGAAGCTGCACGACGGGACGCTCGTCGAGTCCGTCCTGATGCGCTACCCGGAGCGGGTGACGATGTGCATCTCCTCGCAGGCGGGATGCGGGATGAACTGCCCGTTCTGCGCGACGGGACAGGCCGGGCTCGACCGCAATCTGTCGACCGCCGAGATCGTCCATCAGATCGTGGACGGGATGCGGGCGCTGCGCGACGGAGAGGTCCCCGGGGGTCCGGCGCGGCTCTCCAACATCGTCTTCATGGGCATGGGTGAGCCGCTCGCCAACTACAACCGGGTGGTCGGCGCGATCCGCCGGCTGACCGACCCGGAGCCGGACGGGCTGGGGCTCTCGCAGCGCGGGATCACCGTCTCCACCGTGGGCCTGGTGCCCGCGATGCTCCGGTTCGCGGACGAGGGCTTCAAGTGCCGTCTCGCCGTCTCGCTGCACGCGCCGGACGACGAGCTGCGCGACACCCTCGTCCCCGTGAACACGCGCTGGAAGGTGGGCGAGGTGCTGGACGCCGCGTGGGAGTACGCGGAGAAGTCCGGCCGCCGCATCTCCATCGAGTACGCGCTGATCCGTGACATCAACGACCAGGCGTGGCGCGGTGACCGGCTCGGCCGGCTCCTCAAGGGCAAGCGGGTGCACGTCAACCTGATCCCGCTGAACCCCACGCCCGGCTCCAAGTGGACCGCCTCGCGGCCCGAGGACGAGAAGGCGTTCGTCGAGGCGATCGCGGCCCACGGGGTGCCGGTGACCGTGCGGGACACCCGGGGCCAGGAGATCGACGGAGCCTGCGGACAGCTGGCGGCGGCCGAGCGCTGAGGCCACTCCCGGACGGGCGCCGAGGCCCGTGTAGCCTGGGCCCGAAATCAACTTCATATTCCGACAGGGGAGCGCCACAGCGCTGAGAGTGCGGCACCGAGACAGGTCGGCCGCAGACCCTCTGAACCTCGCCCGGGTCATTCCGGGTAGGAAGTTCGGTCATCAACTCATGCTGTTGCGCCCTGCCCGCATTCCGCGGGCGGGGCCGCGTCTCTTCCTGGCCAAAACCCAGGAGGAATCCATAATGAGCACCACGCGCAGGACCAGGCAGCTCGCGGCATCGGCCGTCGCCGCCGCGCTCGGTGTCACCGCACTCGCCGGATGCGGGAGCTCCGACGAATCGGCCTCCGGTTCCGGAGGTACGAAGGGCTCGGGCTCCAAGACCGTGACCCTCGTCAGCCACGACTCCTTCAACGCCTCCAAGGACGTACTGAAGGAGTTCACCAAGGAGACCGGCTACACCGTCAAGGTGCTGAAGAGCGGCGACGCGGGTGTCGCGCTCAACCAGGAGATCCTGACCAAGGGCTCCCCGCGCGGCGACGTGTTCTTCGGCGTCGACAACACGCTGCTCTCCCGCGCCCTCGACAGCGGGCTCTTCACGCCGTATCAGGCGAAGGGGATCGACCGGGTCGCGGCCGACACCCGGCTCGACGCCGACAAGCACCGGGTCACCCCGGTCGACACAGGCGACATCTGCGTCAACTACGACAAGAAGTACTTCGCCGACAAGAAGCTCGCGCCGCCGCGGTCCTTCGACGACCTGGCGAAGCCCGCGTACAAGAACCTCCTCGTCACCGAGAACGCCGGAACCTCCTCGCCCGGCCTCGGCTTCCTCCTCGGCACCGTCGCCACCTACGGCGAGAAGGGCTACCAGGACTACTGGAAGAAGCTGGAGAACAACGGCATCAAGGTCGTCGACGGCTGGGAGCAGGCGTACAACGAGGAGTTCTCCGGCTCCGCGGGCGGGAAGAAGGCCAAGGCCGACCGTCCGCTCGTCGTCTCGTACGCCTCCAGCCCGCCCGTCGAGGTGCTGTACGCGAAGCCGCAGCCGGCCGAGGCCCCGACCGGCGTCGCCACCGGGACCTGCTTCCGTCAGATCGAGTTCGCCGGCCTGCTGAAGGGTGCGAAGAACGAGGCGGGCGGCAAGGCCCTGCTGGACTTCCTGATCAGCAAGAAGTTCCAGGAGGACATGCCGCTCAACATGTTCGTGAACCCGGTCACCAAGGACGCGGAACTGCCGGAGCTCTTCACGAAGTTCGGCGCGACGGTGGACAGGCCGACGACCGTGGCCCCGGACGAGATCGCCAAGAACCGTGAGCAGTGGGTCCAGTCGTGGTCCTCGCTCGTAGTGAAGTAACGAAGACTCCCGTACGCGGAACGGACGCGGGCGGGAGCGGCCAGGCCGGGAGCGACGCGGGCGGGAAGGCTCCCCGCAGCCGGTCGGGCCGGTCGGCGCACGCGGATGCCGCTCGTGCGAAGGCCCGGCGCGGGAGCGCGGTGCGGCTCGGGCTGATGGCCCTGCCCGTCGCGTTCTTCGCGCTGTTCTTCGCCTACCCGGTCGCCGCGATCGTCGGCCGGGGCCTGAAGGCGGACGGTGTCTGGCAGTTCGGCCGGATCGGCGAGGTGCTGACCCGGCCGGACATCCGCGAGGTCCTCTGGTTCACCAGCTGGCAGGCGCTCGCCTCGACCGCGCTGACGCTGCTGATCGCGCTGCCCGGCGCCTATGTCTTCGCCCGCCTCGACTTCCCCGGCAAACAACTGCTGCGGGCGGTCGTCACGGTGCCGTTCGTCCTGCCGACCGTGGTCGTCGGGACGGCCTTCCTGGCGCTGCTGGGACGCGGCGGATTCCTCGACGAACTCTGGGGCGTACGGCTCGACACCACCGTCTGGGCGATCCTGCTCGCCCATGTCTTCTTCAACTACGCGGTGGTCGTACGGACGGTCGGCGGGCTGTGGTCCCAGCTCGACCCCCGGCAGGAGGAGGCCGCCAGGGTGCTGGGGGCGGGACGGTTCGCCGCCTGGCGCCGGGTCACTCTGCCGGCCCTCGCACCCGCCGTGGCCGCGGCCGCGCTGATGGTCTTCCTCTTCACCTTCACCTCCTTCGGGGTCGTGCAGATCCTCGGCGGTCCCGGGTACTCCACGCTGGAGGTGGAGATCTACCGGCAGACCGCGCAGCTGCTCGCGCTGCCGACGGCCGCCGTGCTGACGCTGGTGCAGTTCGCCGCGGTCGGCGCGATCCTCGCCGTTCACGCGTGGACCGTACGGCGCAGGGAGACCGCGCTGAAACTGGTCGACCCGGAACGGACCGCCCGCAGGCCGCGCGGCGCCGGGCAGTGGGCGCTGCTCTGCGGGGTGCTGCTGACCGTGCTCCTGCTGATCCTGCTGCCGCTCGGGGTACTGGTCGAGCGCTCCGTGGACACCACCGGCGGCCATGGCCTCGACTTCTACCGTGCGCTGGGGTCCGTGGACGCCGGCGGCGGTACGTTCCTGGTCGCGCCGCTCGAAGCGATCTGGAACTCCTTGCAGTACGCGCTGGTCGCGACGGTCATCGCGCTGGTCATCGGCGGGCTCGCCGCGGCGGCGCTGACCCGGCGCGCCGGTCGGCTCGTGCGCGGCTTCGACGCACTGCTGATGCTGCCGCTCGGGGTGTCCGCGGTCACCGTCGGCTTCGGCTTCCTGATCACTCTGGACAAGCCGCCGCTGGACCTGCGGACTTCCTGGATCCTGGTGCCGCTCGCCCAGGCGCTGGTCGGTGTGCCCTTCGTCGTACGGACCATGCTGCCCGTCCTGCGCGCGGTGGACGGGCGGCTGAGGGAGGCGGCGGCGGTGCTCGGGGCGTCACCGCTGCGGGCCTGGCGGGAGGTCGATCTGCCGTTGGTGCGGCGGGCGTTGCTGGTCGCGGCCGGTTTCGCGTTCGCCGTCTCGCTCGGCGAGTTCGGCGCGACGGTGTTCATCGCGCGGCCCGACCGCCCGACGCTGCCGGTCGCCGTGGCCCGGCTGCTGGGGCGGGCCGGGGAGCTCAACTACGGCCAGGCGATGGCCCTCAGCACCATCCTGATGGTGGTCTGCGCCGTCTCGCTGCTGCTGCTCGAACGTATCCGCACGGACCGGTCCGGGGAGTTCTAGAGATGCTGACACTGGAATCGGCCACGGTTCGCTTCGGCGAGCGGGCGGCGCTCGACGCGGTGGACCTGGAGGTCGCCGAGCACGAGATCGTGTGTGTGCTCGGGCCGAGCGGAAGCGGCAAGTCCACCCTGCTGCGGGTGGTCGCCGGACTGCACCCGCCGGACGGCGGCCGGGTGCTGCTGGACGGCGCGGACCAGGCCGACGTGCCCGTGCACCGGCGCGGTCTTGGCCTGATGTTCCAGGACCACCAGCTCTTCCCGCACCGGGACGTCGGCGCCAATGTCGCGTTCGGGCTGCGGATGCACGGGGTGCCGCGCCGCGACCAGGAGCGCAGGGTCGGCGAACTCCTCGACCTGGTGGGCCTGCCCGGCGCCGAACGGCGCGCCGTCGCCGCGCTGTCCGGCGGTGAGCAGCAGCGGGTCGCCCTCGCGCGGGCCCTCGCCCCGCGCCCCAAGCTGCTGATGCTGGACGAGCCGCTCGGCCAGCTCGACCGCGGTCTGCGTGAACGGCTCGTGGTCGAACTGCGCACGCTCTTCGGGCAGTTGGGTACGACGGTGCTCGCCGTCACCCACGACCAGGGCGAGGCGTTCGCCCTGGCCGACCGGGTGGTGGTGATGCGGGACGGACGGATCGCCCAGGTGGGCACTCCGCTGGAGGTCTGGCAGCGGCCCGCCTCCGCCTTCGTCGCCCGGTTCCTCGGCTTCGACAACGTGGTCGAGGCGACGGTGACCGGCACCGTCGCCGACACGGTGTGGGGCGAGGTGCCGGTGCCCGAGGGCTCGCCGCAGGGGGCGTGCGATCTGCTGGTGCGTCCGGCCGGGGTCGGGATCGGCGCCCCGGACGAGGGGCTGCGCTGCGTGGTCGGGACGCGTACGTTCCGGGGCAATCACGTCGCCGTGCGGCTGACGCCGCAGAGCGGTCCGGAGCTGGAGGCGGAGTGCGCGCTGCGGGACGCCCCCGAGGAGGGCTCGACGGTCGGGGTCGGCTTCGACGCGGCGGAGACCGTGGTCCTGCCCGCCCGCTTCTGAACCGGGCGCGGCCGCGTTCACCGGACCGGACGAGCCGGAAGCGGCACCGCTCGCGGGATCCGGCCGTCGGCCGGACGATTGCCTGATGCCCCGGAGCGCGGCT from Streptomyces sp. NBC_01591 includes:
- a CDS encoding ABC transporter permease, whose translation is MALPVAFFALFFAYPVAAIVGRGLKADGVWQFGRIGEVLTRPDIREVLWFTSWQALASTALTLLIALPGAYVFARLDFPGKQLLRAVVTVPFVLPTVVVGTAFLALLGRGGFLDELWGVRLDTTVWAILLAHVFFNYAVVVRTVGGLWSQLDPRQEEAARVLGAGRFAAWRRVTLPALAPAVAAAALMVFLFTFTSFGVVQILGGPGYSTLEVEIYRQTAQLLALPTAAVLTLVQFAAVGAILAVHAWTVRRRETALKLVDPERTARRPRGAGQWALLCGVLLTVLLLILLPLGVLVERSVDTTGGHGLDFYRALGSVDAGGGTFLVAPLEAIWNSLQYALVATVIALVIGGLAAAALTRRAGRLVRGFDALLMLPLGVSAVTVGFGFLITLDKPPLDLRTSWILVPLAQALVGVPFVVRTMLPVLRAVDGRLREAAAVLGASPLRAWREVDLPLVRRALLVAAGFAFAVSLGEFGATVFIARPDRPTLPVAVARLLGRAGELNYGQAMALSTILMVVCAVSLLLLERIRTDRSGEF
- a CDS encoding thiamine ABC transporter substrate-binding protein, producing MSTTRRTRQLAASAVAAALGVTALAGCGSSDESASGSGGTKGSGSKTVTLVSHDSFNASKDVLKEFTKETGYTVKVLKSGDAGVALNQEILTKGSPRGDVFFGVDNTLLSRALDSGLFTPYQAKGIDRVAADTRLDADKHRVTPVDTGDICVNYDKKYFADKKLAPPRSFDDLAKPAYKNLLVTENAGTSSPGLGFLLGTVATYGEKGYQDYWKKLENNGIKVVDGWEQAYNEEFSGSAGGKKAKADRPLVVSYASSPPVEVLYAKPQPAEAPTGVATGTCFRQIEFAGLLKGAKNEAGGKALLDFLISKKFQEDMPLNMFVNPVTKDAELPELFTKFGATVDRPTTVAPDEIAKNREQWVQSWSSLVVK
- a CDS encoding class I SAM-dependent methyltransferase; this encodes MSNLELAPSVMRFYGETVNEDSRLRSSADGRMELLRTQELLRRFLPPAPARVLDVGGGTGIHAEWLVKDGYEVALVDPVPRHVEAASAVCSAVVGDARDLPEPDDSFDVVQLLGPLYHLPDPADRQRALAEASRVAKPGGLVAAAAINRYASLFEHVTYAHLHTERIRASVSKILETAVYDGVRGFTLSYFHRAEELVTELVASGLEGVQVFGIEGPAWSLVKAAEQQPGEGPTDELIASAMEAARMAEPYPELLAASSHLLAVGTVPSNGVD
- a CDS encoding ABC transporter ATP-binding protein, which encodes MLTLESATVRFGERAALDAVDLEVAEHEIVCVLGPSGSGKSTLLRVVAGLHPPDGGRVLLDGADQADVPVHRRGLGLMFQDHQLFPHRDVGANVAFGLRMHGVPRRDQERRVGELLDLVGLPGAERRAVAALSGGEQQRVALARALAPRPKLLMLDEPLGQLDRGLRERLVVELRTLFGQLGTTVLAVTHDQGEAFALADRVVVMRDGRIAQVGTPLEVWQRPASAFVARFLGFDNVVEATVTGTVADTVWGEVPVPEGSPQGACDLLVRPAGVGIGAPDEGLRCVVGTRTFRGNHVAVRLTPQSGPELEAECALRDAPEEGSTVGVGFDAAETVVLPARF
- the rlmN gene encoding 23S rRNA (adenine(2503)-C(2))-methyltransferase RlmN, yielding MPKPGELTFVAPRGAKKPPRHLADLTPAERKEAVAAIGEKPFRAQQLSQHYFARYAHDPAEWTNIPAGSRDKLAEAMFPDLMSVVRHISCDDDTTRKTLWKLHDGTLVESVLMRYPERVTMCISSQAGCGMNCPFCATGQAGLDRNLSTAEIVHQIVDGMRALRDGEVPGGPARLSNIVFMGMGEPLANYNRVVGAIRRLTDPEPDGLGLSQRGITVSTVGLVPAMLRFADEGFKCRLAVSLHAPDDELRDTLVPVNTRWKVGEVLDAAWEYAEKSGRRISIEYALIRDINDQAWRGDRLGRLLKGKRVHVNLIPLNPTPGSKWTASRPEDEKAFVEAIAAHGVPVTVRDTRGQEIDGACGQLAAAER
- a CDS encoding GntR family transcriptional regulator produces the protein MAVLKYEEIAEFLRARIAAGEIAPGDTIPSGRELAEQWNVSRATAVKAVDVLRTDGVVVAKQGTGFVVTEAPVARPAGARRSGSARILGGMPFLRVGAPDWVEPPARVAAALGLSPGTKALRRVRVLQLPDGTPNSCVEAWFPPEIAEASPRLADTSPIAEGTTRYVRRQTGRGPAEGVDVTTVRGASETEADRLKVPQNTPVAVLLHTAYDEQGKPLVCEEGVTPSSFFEQVDTYAM